TACAATGGTCTTGTTGAAGAGGTTGGTGGACCTGAGACACCGGGAATTGGCTTTGCGATGAGTATTGAACGCTTTCTTGCAGCACTTGATGCGGAGAAGGTGGAGCTTCCACTTCAAGAAAGTATCGATTGCTACTTAGTATCACTTGGCGATGAAGCAAAGGATTTCACGGTTTCCTTGCTGCATAAGCTAAGACGAGCAGGATTATCCGCAGAACGAGATTATTTAGATCGGAAAATTAAGCCACAATTTAAAGCGGCTGATCGTCTTCAAGCGAAATTTGTTGCCGTCTTAGGTGATGATGAACTTAAGGTTGGTAAAATTAATGTCAAAAATATGGCTACTGGTGAGCAAAACGAAGTGGCACTAGAGTCATTTATCGAGACATTAAAAGACTATTGTCAAAATTAATTAGCTAGCGGTACAGTCATCAAAAAAGGCTGCCCGCCTTACGCTTTTATTTATTAGAGGGGGAAAAATTTTCATGTTTGGAAGAACCTATTTTTGTGGAGAAGTAACAGAAGCAGCAATTGACGAAAAGGTAACGCTTAAAGGCTGGGTTGGAAAACGACGTGATTTAGGTGGAGTTATTTTCATCGATTTACGTGACCGTTCAGGAATTGTTCAAATTGTTTTTAATCCGGATTTATCAAGTGAGGCTTTGGCTATTGCCGAAAAGGTCCGTTCAGAATATGTCCTAGATATAAAAGGGACAGTTGTTGCCAGAGATGCTGGTACAATCAATGAAAACATTAAAACAGGTAAAATTGAGGTTCATGTTGAGGAAATTACGATTATTAATGAGGCCAAAACACCTCCATTCCAAATTGAAGATAAAACGGAGGTTTCAGAGGATTTACGCCTTAAATATCGCTATTTAGATATGCGTCGTCCAGTGATGTTTGAAACATTCAAAATGCGCCATCAAGTATCAAAAGCGATTCGTGATTATTTAGATACGGAAGGTTTTCTTGATATAGAAACACCAATTTTGACAAAAAGTACACCAGAAGGCGCACGTGACTATCTAGTCCCAAGCCGTGTGCATCCAGGTGAATTTTATGCGCTTCCTCAATCACCGCAACTATTTAAGCAGCTTCTTATGGTCGGTGGAGTTGAACGTTATTATCAAATCGCTCGCTGTTTCCGTGACGAGGATTTACGTGCGGATCGTCAGCCTGAATTTACTCAGGTCGATATCGAGACAAGCTTTTTAAGCCAGGATGATATCATTGCCCTTATCGAAACGATGATGGCAAAAATCATGAGTGAAGTAAAAGGCATTGAAATTCAGCTTCCTTTACCGCGGATGACTTACGATGAAGCAATGGGGCGTTTCGGATCAGACAAGCCAGATACAAGATTTGGTCTCGAATTAACGGATCTTTCCGAAATCCTTAAGGATTCTGGTTTTAAAGTATTCTCTGGTGCAATTAACTCTGGAGGACAAGTTAAAGCATTAAATGTAAAAGGTGCAGCCGATCGTTATTCTCGTAAGGATATCGATGCCCTTACAGAATTTGCAGCAATTTATGGTGCAAAGGGCTTAGCATGGGTTAAAGCGGAGCAGGATGGATTAAAAGGACCAATTTCAAAGTTTGTATCTGAAGAGGAGCAACAGCAAATTAAAGCAGCACTTGATGTTGAAGTTGGTGACTTGCTATTGTTTGTTGCTGATAATAAAAAGGTTGTCGCAGATAGCTTAGGAGCGTTACGCTTGAAGCTTGGTAAGGAATTAGAGCTTATCGATGAAAGTCTATTCAATTTCTTATGGGTGACAGATTGGCCATTGCTTGAATACTCAGAGGAGGATGGTCGATACTATAGTGCTCATCATCCATTTACAATGCCATTCCGTGAGGATTTAGCGTTATTAGATACAGATCCAGGTAAAGTTCGTGCTCAAGCATATGATATTGTTTTAAATGGCTATGAGCTTGGCGGCGGTTCGCTTCGAATTTTTGAACGGCCGATTCAAGAAAAAATGTTTGAAATCCTTGGGTTTACTCCAGAAGAAGCTCGTGAGCAATTTGGATTTTTACTTGATGCGTTTGATTATGGAACACCACCACATGGCGGAATTGCTTTAGGGTTAGACAGATTAGTCATGCTATTAGCTGGAAGCACGAATCTTCGCGATACGATTGCATTCCCGAAAACAGCAAGTGCGAGCTGCTTGCTCACAGAGGCACCATCACAAGTAAGCAAAGCTCAATTAAAAGAGTTGTATTTGGATTTAACTGTAAAATTAGACAAGTAATTGACACTAGTCCTTTCTTGATTGAAAGCATGATTTATGATAATATTTAATCAATAAGAAAGAGTCCTGATGTGTTTGTTGCATTAGCAGATGTTTTGACCTAACATTTTCACTTTGGGAGTTTGGAGTTTTCAAGTTGCGTTCACGCCTCGCTCAATGAGGACCTACATAAGCTTGGGACAGAACACCCACCTGCAGGGAGCAGGATCAAAACGAAGCAATTACGTGACGGCACGATTGGGGCTTTTTCACCTATACATAAGCATTCACTCCATGGTTTCATGGAGTTTTTTTATTATTGGAATGGTTGTGTGCGGTTTGCTTGTTGATTTAGAATGATTTTTTGAAAAATAGACCGATTTTGATAAAAAAATAGCTATTTTCCGAAAAAATCTCAAATTCTTAAGAAGAACTCACTCCTTTTTAATAAAACAGCCCCTTTTTAACAAATGTAAGTAAAATGAGATCGTTTTTATGCACGCAAATCAGCTGATATGCACGTTGAATTGTGAATATGATACAAGTTCAAAAATATATGATACAACTTTTCAGAAATATGCACGACTTTTTCATTTTATAGTCCAACTTTAAAATTTTATGCACGTTTAGTTGTGGATATGCACGCCCAAACGGAGATATGCACGTTTGGCAGCAATAGCCCCTTTATGTGTGGTTCCCATAAAAGTCGCAAGCCATGAGCGGAAATACATTGAAATCATGAAAAAAAGGTAATTCTTATAGAATTACTTGTTTTTATAATAAAGTATGATATATTCATAATCGGGAAAAAGATAAGAAGTGATATGAAATTGAATGAGTTTGTTTTTGGAGTGATAATATATGTTGCATCAATTTTCAAGAAATGAGCTGGCAATTGGTAAGGAAGGTCTAGATATCATGAAGGGCAGCACGGTTGCAGTCCTTGGAATTGGCGGCGTTGGTTCATTTGCGGCCGAAGCGTTGGCCCGTTCTGGTGTAGGCAAATTAATTCTTGTTGATAAAGATAACGTCGATATTACAAATGTGAACAGACAAGTGATTGCTCTTTTATCAACGGTTGGAAAGCCGAAAGCCGATTTAATGAAGGAACGGATTAAAGATATTAATCCAGATTGTGAAGTCATTGCGCTTAAAATGTTTTATACAGAAGAAACGTATGAGCAATTTTTCAGTCATGGTTTAGACTTCGTGGTTGATGCGTCCGATACGATTATGTACAAAATTCATTTGATGAAGGAATGTCTAAAACGCAATATTCCAATGATTTCGAGTATGGGCGCTGCCAATAAAATGGATCCAACCCGCTTTCAAATTGCCGATATTTCGAAAACACATACGGATCCACTAGCGAAAGTAATCCGAACTCGACTTCGTAAAGATGGAATCTACAAAGGGATCCCCGTCGTTTTTTCAGATGAAAGTCCAATTGTGATTCGTGAGGATGTCCGTAAAGTCGTAGGGAATGACCAAGCTGAGATTCGCAAGGCGCAAATGCCACCATCGTCTAACGCTTTTGTTCCGTCAGTCGCTGGCCTAATAATGGCAAGCTATGTAGTCCGCCAACTGTTAGCAAATATAAAAATTACTCGTGTTCGTGACGAAAAATAATAATAAATAACCCATAGCCTTCGAACCAATCGAAGGCTATTTTATTACAATCTCGAGATTGTATTGCCCAAGCGACAAAAAAAAGATAAGTTATTTACGGAAGTTACTCTTAAAAAGCGAGGAGTACGAAATGGAGCCAATTGTTTCAATTAAAAATTTGACCAAGGTGATTAAAGGAAGAACCATTATTGATGATCTAAGCTTCGACGTATACAAAGGAGAAGTATTCGGCTTTCTTGGTCCAAACGGTGCCGGGAAAACGACGACGATTCGGATGATTGTTGGATTGATGAGCATTACATCGGGGGATATTCACATCGGTGGCTTTAGCATTCAAACAAACTTTGAGAAAGCAGTTCGTTCTGTTGGAGCGATTGTAGAAAACCCTGAAATGTATAAATTTTTATCGGGATATCAAAATTTACTTCAGTATGCGCGCATGGCAAATGGTGTGACCGAAGCAAAAATCGCTGAAATCGTTGAATTGGTCGGTTTGTCTGAGCGCATCCATGACAAGGTGAAAACTTATTCACTCGGTATGCGGCAGCGGCTCGGACTAGCGCAATGCCTTCTTCATGACCCCGATGTATTGATTTTGGATGAACCAACAAATGGTTTAGACCCAGCAGGTATTCGTGAAATTAGGGATTATTTACGTTTCCTTGCGCAGGAAAAAAATATGGCCGTCATCGTTTCAAGCCACATCCTATCTGAAATGGAAATGATGTGTGATCGCATTGGTATCATTCAACGCGGAAAACTGATAGATGTTCAGCAGGTTAAGGAGTTTGTTCAAGGAGCAGAAGCGTGGTTCGAATTTGAAGTATCACCTGTTCAACAGGCGATTCAATTATTGGGAAATCTTTATCCCACGATAGAAATACATAAGACTAAGACGGGAATATCCTTGGCAATTGAACAAGAAAGAATACCGGACATTGTTAAGCAATTGGTATTGTCTGATATCAAAATTTACGGAATCAAAGAAATCACGAAAACATTAGAGGACCGATTCTTAGAAATAACAAAAGGGGAGGGTAGAATCTTATGATGAAGTTGATTCAAAATGAAATGGTCAAGATTTTTCGCCGCCCTGGGACGTATGTCATGCTTGGTTTGTTAGTCATTATTATTGCCATTGCAGGTGCGGTGATGAAGTATAATCAAGGTACTTATTCTACTGAAGACCCGCAATGGAAGGAAAGTTTGCAAACAGAAAATGTAGCACTAAGAAAGCAACTAGAAAATTCTGCTGAGGGACAGCCAGAAATGGCTCAATATTACGAAAAAAGCATTGCGTTGAACGAATATCGAATTAAACAGAATCTCCCACCACAAGAAGAATATACAGTTTGGAGTTTTGTTAATGACATTTCACAAACTATTGATTTTGTTGGGATATTTATTATTACAGTCGCTGCAGGAATTGTAGCGAGCGAGTTTAACTGGGGACAATTAAGCTATTGCTAATTAGACCAATCAGTAGAGTGAAAATACTAACCTCGAAGTATTTAACTGTGTTTTTATTCGGTCTTTTACTTCTTACCATTTTATTTGCCTTTTCTGCTGTGTTAGGTGTAATCCTTTTTGGGTACCGGATTCTGCCAGTCCATATTTAATTTATAAAAATGAAGTGGTATTTGAGAGGCCAATGTGGTTGCAGTTGATCATGTTTTATAGCTTAAAATCAATTAATATGGTGATGCTAGTTACGATGGCGTTTATGATGTCGGCGGTGTTCAGAAACAGTTCACTAGCGATTGGGTTATCTATTTTCCTTATGTTTACTGGTGGTCAAGTAACAACGTTAATTGCAGCAAGGTACGAATGGGCGAAATACATCTTATTTGCTAATACTAATTTGATGCAGTATTTCGAAGGTGCGCCGATGATAGAAGGAATGACTTTGTCCTTTTCCATTATGATGCTTGTGCTTTATTTCTGTTTATTTTTAGGGCTGGCTTATTATGTCTTTAAGAAGAGAGATATCACAGCGTAAGTAAAGTAGGGAGTCTGACCCCAAATGTCGTATGCTGGTTAGTGAAGTAGGGGTCAGAAACCAAAAGGTCTGGACAAATATCCGTCACACGCTCTTAAGGGGTCTGACCCAGATATGTTATTTTTTATTTAATTTATCATAAACAGAGGACAAGGCTTGTTCGAATTTTCCGGTTAGCTTCGGCTCGTAGTAGCGTTGATTTTTTATTCGATCAGGGAGGTATTGCTGTTTGACCCAACCGTTTTCAAAATCATGTGGGTATTTATAGTCAATCCCACGACCGAGTTCGCTAGCTCCTTTGTAATGTGCATCGCGGAGATGAGCTGGGACTTCACCGGCTTTTTCCGTTCCGTATATCTGCTAGAGCAGCTTCAATTGCTAAAACAGCCGAGTTTGACTTTGGTGAAAGACAAAGCTCAATCACTGCGTTCGCAAGTGGAATTCTTGCCTCGGGAAAACCAAGCCGTTCAGCGGTTTCGATTGCCGCAAGGGTCCTCGCACCCGCCTGAGGACTAGCTAACCCAATATCCTCGTAGGCGATGACAATTAATCGTCTAGCAATGCTTAGCAAATCACCCGCTTCAATTAACCGTGCTAAATAATGAAGCGCCGCATTGACATCACTGCCACGGATCGACTTTTGAAATGCAGATAGCACATCATAATGTCCATCACCGTCTTTATCGTAGGTCAGGCTTTTTCGTTGGATGCATTCTTCGGCAGTGTTAACATTGATATGAATCTTTCCATCCTCACTCGGGGAAGTGGACAATATCGCAAGCTCAAGCGCATTTAACGCACTTCGAACATCACCATTCGAAACAGTAGCTAAATGGGTTAAGGCATCCTCGGAAACGACAGTCCCGTATTTCCCTAGTCCTCTTTCTTCATCGACCAGTGCTCGACTCAATGCTGTGAAAATATCCTCGGGATTTAACGGCTTCAATTCGAATATTTGACAACGACTTCTTATCGCAGGATTGATCGCAATGTATGGATTGCTTGTTGTGGCGCCGATTAGTGTAATCATGCCACTTTCCAAAAAAGGTAACAGAAAATCCTGCTTTCCTTTATCAAGCCTGTGCACCTCATCAAGGAGCAAAATCACTTTTCCAGACATTTTTGCCTCGGCTGCAACTATTTCCATATCTTTTTTATTGTTCGTTACGGCATTCAGCATTCGGAAAGCGTATTTTGTGCTTCCGGCGATTGCACTTGCAATCGATGTTTTTCCAACTCCGGGTGGTCCATATAAAATCATCGAAGAAAGCTGTTTTGCCTTGACCATTCTACTGATAATTTTTCCTTCACCGACTAAATGGTCTTGTCCGAGTACCTCATTAATATTTTTTGGTCTCATCCGAAAAGCAAGCGGTTTTTCTGACATGTTCATCTCTCCAAATTGTATCGAAAATCCAAATTATATAGCAATCATCCCTCCTAACATACCATGATATAAGGAAAATTGCATTTTCTGTGCTATAATACCAAGGTGAGTATATATTTGATAAAATTGATTAGACTGAATGGAATTGTTGAATTTATTTACAAATAATGGAAATAACATGAATGAAGTGGTAGAGACAAAACTATTGAATTTTAAAAGAGGTGCATAGGATGAAAATCTCAACTAAAGGTCGATATGGTTTAACAATCATGATTGCATTAGCAAAAAAACACGGAAACGGAACGGGTCCATTATCTCTAAAAACAATTGCTCAAGCAAATGATCTTTCCGAGCATTATTTAGAGCAACTTATTGCTCCATTACGGAATGCAGGTTTAGTAAAAAGTATACGTGGTGCTTACGGCGGATATGTTTTAGGTAATGAACCTGCAAACATTACTGCTGGTGATATTATCCGTGTTTTAGAAGGACCGATAACTCCGGTTGAGGGAATTGAAGATGAAGAGCCGGTAAAACGCCAGCTTTGGATTCGTATACGCGATGCGGTTAAGGATGTTTTGGAAAGTACAACATTAGAAGATTTAGCTAATTTTCCAGATGATCAAGAAGAACTTGATTCTTATATGTTCTATATTTAATAAATTGTTCGTTAAGTTTGTTGTGTGTTGATTAAATGAGTGGAATTAGCAACAAACTGTATGAAACGGATTATTGTTTGAAAGCAGGTGAAATTCGATTGGAACGGATTTACGTCGATCACGCCGCAACCTCACCGATGCAGCACAATGTGATAAATGCAATGGTAAAAGTTATGAATGAAAACTTCGGGAACCCGTCAAGTATTCACTCCTTTGGGAGAGAAGCGCGAAAGCTTATGGATGAAGCACGTAACGGGATTGCGCGTAGCATAGGGGCAGAAGGCAATGAATTGATTTTTACGAGTGGAGGGACAGAAGCTGATAATTTAGCTTTGTTTGGTGTTGCCGAAGCAAATCGAAACAAGGGAAATCATATCATTACAACAGTCGTTGAACATCATGCCATTCTTCATTCCTGTAAACAGCTTGAAAAAATAGGCTTTGATGTCACTTATTTACCCGTCGATAAAACAGGTAGAATTTCCGTTCAGTCTGTAAAAGAAGCGTTGCGTGATGATACGATTATTGTCTCGATTATGTACGGTAATAATGAAATTGGCACACTTCAGCCAATAGCGGAGATTGGTAAGTTGCTTGCAGGTCATCAAGCGCTTTTTCATACTGACGCTGTACAGGCGTATGGTTTGGAGCCAATCAATGTCCACGAGCTTCATATTGATTTGTTATCTGTATCGGCGCATAAAATTAATGGTCCAAAAGGGATTGGTTTTCTTTTTGTGAAAAAAGATTTAAAGCTATCCCCACGCAGCTTTGGTGGAGAACAGGAGCGAAAGCGTCGTGCTGGAACAGAAAATGTCCCATCCATTGTTGGATTTCATGAAGCTGTCAAAATTGCGCAGAAGCAGCAGAAATCCAAGCAGGAACTGTATCGGAATTTTAAAGAAATCATGATTCACACGCTTCAGAACGAGGGAATTCAATTTTCCATAAACGGATTGCTTGAAAATTCCTTGCCACATGTTTTAAACTTAAGCTTTCCTGGAGTAAATGTCGAATCGATGCTTGTAAATTTAGATTTGGCTGGTATTGCAGCTTCGAGTGGATCGGCATGTACTGCAGGTTCAATTGATCCTTCCCACGTTCTAGTCGCTATGTTTGGGAAAGACTCTGAGCGAATAATGAATTCAATTCGCTTTAGCTTTGGTTTTACAAACACAACCGAGCAAATTCAACAGGTTGGCGAGGAAACAGCTAAGATCGTTAAACGATTAACAGCTTTATGATAAGAAGGATCGCTATATTAGCGAGGTGAAGAAACAATGCAAAAAGCACCAAAAGATACACGTGTAGTAGTTGGGATGTCTGGTGGCGTCGATTCATCGGTAGCTGCACTGCTCTTAAAGCAGCAGGGCTATGATGTTATCGGTATTTTTATGAAAAATTGGGACGATACTGATGAGAACGGTGTTTGTACCGCAACAGAAGACTATGAAGATGTTATTCGTGTTTGCAATCAGATTGGAATTCCATACTATGCTGTAAACTTTGAAAAACAATACTGGGATAAGGTGTTTACTTATTTTCTTGAGGAATATAAGGCAGGAAGAACACCAAATCCTGACGTAATGTGTAATAAAGAAATTAAGTTTAAGGCCTTTTTAGAGCATGCCTTAAAGCTTGGGGCAGATTATTTAGCAACAGGTCACTATGCTCGTGTTGAATATCGTGATGGCGAATATAAAATGCTTCGTGGCGTTGACGAAAATAAGGATCAAACTTATTTTCTCAACCAATTAAATCAAAGTCAGCTTGAAAAGGTTATGTTTCCGATAGGCTCATTAGAAAAAGCGAGAGTAAGGGAACTGGCGAAAGAGGCTGAACTTGCTACTGCGACGAAAAAAGATAGTACTGGAATCTGTTTCATCGGTGAGCGCAATTTTAAAGAATTCCTTGGAAACTATCTACCTGCTAAGCCAGGCAATATGGAAACCTTTGATGGTAAGATTATGGGACGTCATGATGGACTAATGTATCATACCATTGGGCAGCGCCATGGTCTTGGTATTGGTGGCTCAGGTGAACCATGGTTTGTGATTGGCAAGGACCTGGAACGAAATGTTCTATATGTAGGCCAAGGCTTTGATCATGAAAAGCTTTATTCCGACTCAATTGTTGCAACAAAAATTAGTTGGACATCGAATCGTCCAGTCCAAGCCGAATTTACCTGCACCGCAAAATTCCGTTATCGTCAAGCAGATAATAAGGTGACTGTTAAGAAAATGGATGATGGACAAGTTGAAGTTATTTTTGATGAACCGATTCGTGCGGTTACCCCTGGACAAGCGGTTGTTTTTTACAACGGTGATGAATGTCTCGGTGGGGGCACAATAGATAAAGTATACAAAAATGGTGAACAACTTACCTATGTAGGATAAAAAATAAGGGGCTGACTGTACTTAGCAGTCGCTCCTTTTTTTTGCGTTATATATGCTATACTCTTTGTTAGAACAGGAGTGAAAAGAATGGATAAAAACCAATTGGGTATTGAAATGATGAAAGAGGGAAAATGGGAGGAAGCCGCAAAGGCTTTTATGGAAGTGATTGAAGCCAATCCGTCTGATGCGGTTGCCTATATTAATTTTGGGAATGTTTTATCTGCTGTTGGTGACCCTGAAAAAGCGTTGAAATTTTTTGAAAAAGCGATTGAATTAGGGGGAGGAGGAGCAGCTTATTATAGTGCTGGAGCCCTTTATTATGAAAAAGAGAAATATGATGAAGCTAGAAAAAGCTTTGAACAGGCGATTAAAGAAGGTTTACATACAAGCGATAATTATTTCATGCTTGGTATGACATTCGTTCATACTGGCGCATCTAGATTAGCGCTACCATATTTACAAAGAGCAGTTGAGCTTAATGAAAGTGATGCAGAAGCCTTATTTCAATATGGTTTGTGTTTAGCTCAGGAAGGATTACTTGATGAAGCGATTGCCAAGCTACAAAAATGCATTGAACTAGAACCAGATCATGCAGATGCCTATTATAATTTAGGCGTTGCTTATGCTTTTAAAGAAAACAAAGAAGCGGGGCTCTCGATGCTGGAAAAAGCATTACAAATTCAGCCAGATCATCTTTTAGCACAAAATACAAAGTCTATTTTAATTAGCGCTGAGGAATCAAACTAAGTCATTTTCTTGTAATGAAAGGGGGAAGGCACCGTGCAGCAACAGAATCAACTAGATTTATTCCAGGAACAAGGGAAATTCATTAAAGGGAAGCATCTGGTAACCATTTTTCATAATGAACAAAATTTATATACCGTCCTTAGGATTCGAGTAGAAGAAACGAATGATGAGTCCTATGAGGAAAGAGAAGCTGTCATCACGGGATATTTCCCCCGTATTCATGAACAAGAATCGTATATATTTTATGGTGAAATGAAGGAGCATCCTCGTTTTGGCATGCAGTTTCATGCGACTCACTTTCGAAAAGATATGCCGCAATCAAAACAGGGTGTCATTAATTATCTAGCCGGTGAAATGTTCAAAGGAATCGGGAAAAAAACAGCAGAAAAAATAGTTGAAATGCTTGGTGAAAATGCGATTTCGAAAATATTAAATCAGCCCTCTCTGCTAGATTCCATCCCGAAGCTTCCGCCAGAACGCGCAAAAATGCTTTACGATACGTTGATGGAGCACCAAGGTTTGGAGCAAATTATGGTCGCCCTTAATCAATTTGGTTTTGGACCTCAAATATCAATGAGAATATACCAATCGTATAAAGAGCAAACACTCGAAATTATCCAAAAAAATCCATACCAGCTTGTTGAGGATGTGGAAGGGGTTGGCTTTGGTCGAGCAGATGAATTGGGACATCAGCTTGGCATTACTGGTTCTCATCCAGACCTGAATAAAAGCCGGATTATATTACACACTTGAAACAGAAAGCATTCAAGCGGGTCATGTATTTATTGAAGCGCGTCCGTTGCTGGAGACGGTTCAGTCATTGCTGGAGGAAAATAAGCGGGATCTTATTGACTTTGCCGATATATCGAATGAGTTGATTAAGCTTGCTGAAGAAGGAAAAATTATCATCGAGGAACAACGAGTTTATCTCCCGTCACTTTATTTTTCTGAAAAAGGAATTGTCACC
The DNA window shown above is from Bacillus sp. T3 and carries:
- the aspS gene encoding aspartate--tRNA ligase, yielding MFGRTYFCGEVTEAAIDEKVTLKGWVGKRRDLGGVIFIDLRDRSGIVQIVFNPDLSSEALAIAEKVRSEYVLDIKGTVVARDAGTINENIKTGKIEVHVEEITIINEAKTPPFQIEDKTEVSEDLRLKYRYLDMRRPVMFETFKMRHQVSKAIRDYLDTEGFLDIETPILTKSTPEGARDYLVPSRVHPGEFYALPQSPQLFKQLLMVGGVERYYQIARCFRDEDLRADRQPEFTQVDIETSFLSQDDIIALIETMMAKIMSEVKGIEIQLPLPRMTYDEAMGRFGSDKPDTRFGLELTDLSEILKDSGFKVFSGAINSGGQVKALNVKGAADRYSRKDIDALTEFAAIYGAKGLAWVKAEQDGLKGPISKFVSEEEQQQIKAALDVEVGDLLLFVADNKKVVADSLGALRLKLGKELELIDESLFNFLWVTDWPLLEYSEEDGRYYSAHHPFTMPFREDLALLDTDPGKVRAQAYDIVLNGYELGGGSLRIFERPIQEKMFEILGFTPEEAREQFGFLLDAFDYGTPPHGGIALGLDRLVMLLAGSTNLRDTIAFPKTASASCLLTEAPSQVSKAQLKELYLDLTVKLDK
- a CDS encoding tRNA threonylcarbamoyladenosine dehydratase, coding for MLHQFSRNELAIGKEGLDIMKGSTVAVLGIGGVGSFAAEALARSGVGKLILVDKDNVDITNVNRQVIALLSTVGKPKADLMKERIKDINPDCEVIALKMFYTEETYEQFFSHGLDFVVDASDTIMYKIHLMKECLKRNIPMISSMGAANKMDPTRFQIADISKTHTDPLAKVIRTRLRKDGIYKGIPVVFSDESPIVIREDVRKVVGNDQAEIRKAQMPPSSNAFVPSVAGLIMASYVVRQLLANIKITRVRDEK
- a CDS encoding ABC transporter ATP-binding protein is translated as MEPIVSIKNLTKVIKGRTIIDDLSFDVYKGEVFGFLGPNGAGKTTTIRMIVGLMSITSGDIHIGGFSIQTNFEKAVRSVGAIVENPEMYKFLSGYQNLLQYARMANGVTEAKIAEIVELVGLSERIHDKVKTYSLGMRQRLGLAQCLLHDPDVLILDEPTNGLDPAGIREIRDYLRFLAQEKNMAVIVSSHILSEMEMMCDRIGIIQRGKLIDVQQVKEFVQGAEAWFEFEVSPVQQAIQLLGNLYPTIEIHKTKTGISLAIEQERIPDIVKQLVLSDIKIYGIKEITKTLEDRFLEITKGEGRIL
- the cymR gene encoding cysteine metabolism transcriptional regulator CymR; translated protein: MKISTKGRYGLTIMIALAKKHGNGTGPLSLKTIAQANDLSEHYLEQLIAPLRNAGLVKSIRGAYGGYVLGNEPANITAGDIIRVLEGPITPVEGIEDEEPVKRQLWIRIRDAVKDVLESTTLEDLANFPDDQEELDSYMFYI
- a CDS encoding cysteine desulfurase family protein, giving the protein MERIYVDHAATSPMQHNVINAMVKVMNENFGNPSSIHSFGREARKLMDEARNGIARSIGAEGNELIFTSGGTEADNLALFGVAEANRNKGNHIITTVVEHHAILHSCKQLEKIGFDVTYLPVDKTGRISVQSVKEALRDDTIIVSIMYGNNEIGTLQPIAEIGKLLAGHQALFHTDAVQAYGLEPINVHELHIDLLSVSAHKINGPKGIGFLFVKKDLKLSPRSFGGEQERKRRAGTENVPSIVGFHEAVKIAQKQQKSKQELYRNFKEIMIHTLQNEGIQFSINGLLENSLPHVLNLSFPGVNVESMLVNLDLAGIAASSGSACTAGSIDPSHVLVAMFGKDSERIMNSIRFSFGFTNTTEQIQQVGEETAKIVKRLTAL
- the mnmA gene encoding tRNA 2-thiouridine(34) synthase MnmA, whose protein sequence is MQKAPKDTRVVVGMSGGVDSSVAALLLKQQGYDVIGIFMKNWDDTDENGVCTATEDYEDVIRVCNQIGIPYYAVNFEKQYWDKVFTYFLEEYKAGRTPNPDVMCNKEIKFKAFLEHALKLGADYLATGHYARVEYRDGEYKMLRGVDENKDQTYFLNQLNQSQLEKVMFPIGSLEKARVRELAKEAELATATKKDSTGICFIGERNFKEFLGNYLPAKPGNMETFDGKIMGRHDGLMYHTIGQRHGLGIGGSGEPWFVIGKDLERNVLYVGQGFDHEKLYSDSIVATKISWTSNRPVQAEFTCTAKFRYRQADNKVTVKKMDDGQVEVIFDEPIRAVTPGQAVVFYNGDECLGGGTIDKVYKNGEQLTYVG
- a CDS encoding tetratricopeptide repeat protein → MDKNQLGIEMMKEGKWEEAAKAFMEVIEANPSDAVAYINFGNVLSAVGDPEKALKFFEKAIELGGGGAAYYSAGALYYEKEKYDEARKSFEQAIKEGLHTSDNYFMLGMTFVHTGASRLALPYLQRAVELNESDAEALFQYGLCLAQEGLLDEAIAKLQKCIELEPDHADAYYNLGVAYAFKENKEAGLSMLEKALQIQPDHLLAQNTKSILISAEESN